One Manihot esculenta cultivar AM560-2 chromosome 6, M.esculenta_v8, whole genome shotgun sequence DNA segment encodes these proteins:
- the LOC110618316 gene encoding uncharacterized protein LOC110618316: MALRKFYSEIKGLKVKEVPNYVKPMLSMDYVKKSVQKGLDNYHAKYIETSSIEPLYHVCFGGMILSYLIALPEERRHLEHQQHAKEHGH; the protein is encoded by the coding sequence ATGGCTCTGAGGAAGTTCTACAGTGAGATAAAGGGGTTGAAAGTGAAGGAAGTGCCCAACTACGTAAAGCCGATGCTATCGATGGATTATGTGAAGAAATCGGTGCAGAAAGGTTTGGACAATTATCACGCCAAGTACATTGAGACCAGCTCCATTGAACCTCTCTACCATGTCTGCTTCGGCGGCATGATCTTGTCTTACCTTATTGCTCTTCCGGAGGAGCGCCGCCACCTTGAGCACCAGCAGCACGCTAAGGAGCACGGCCACTGA